The following proteins come from a genomic window of Terribacillus aidingensis:
- a CDS encoding C4-dicarboxylate ABC transporter permease — MNSLQDSQQQAANKKKPKHFNVYVMIFAFIIVAAILTYIIPGGSYDRVDQDGRSVILPETFHYIDGENVGLLGIFNSIHTGMVNGANIIFFVLIVGGAFGIFTATGALDAFIYMLSRKMANKEKLLIPVLMLFFAAAGALMGMSDETIVYVAILAPMAIALGFDALTGFAIVVLGAGVGFTAAVMNPFTVGIAQGISELPTFSGIGFRIVLFVILYLAAVFYVIRYASKVKKNPELGEYGKFGRKADTSALNKTQKMTTRHKLVLSAFLINYVVLIIGVLKYGWYITEIAGLFLLFGVVMGILGGISFSGIADNFILGAKDLLGGALIIGFAQAILVIFNTSGMMDTLLYHASNALGMIPAALSAVGMLFLQMGINFFVPSGSGQAALTMPLMAPLSDMIGVTRQTAVLAYQFGDGISNTILPTGNIIALLAIAGIGYGKWVKWFLPFFLIQIGIAIIALIIAQLIQYGPF; from the coding sequence ATGAACAGCTTACAAGATTCGCAGCAGCAAGCTGCTAACAAAAAGAAACCAAAACATTTCAATGTCTACGTGATGATTTTCGCATTCATCATCGTGGCAGCAATATTAACATATATTATTCCAGGCGGATCGTATGACCGTGTGGATCAGGATGGCCGCAGTGTTATCCTCCCAGAAACATTCCATTACATCGATGGAGAAAATGTCGGTCTTCTCGGCATATTCAATAGCATTCACACTGGTATGGTGAATGGAGCTAATATTATTTTCTTCGTCCTGATTGTCGGAGGAGCATTTGGGATTTTCACTGCCACTGGAGCGCTTGATGCTTTTATTTATATGCTGTCCAGAAAGATGGCGAACAAAGAGAAGCTGCTTATCCCTGTATTGATGCTGTTCTTTGCAGCAGCTGGAGCATTAATGGGAATGTCAGATGAAACTATCGTGTATGTAGCTATTTTGGCCCCTATGGCTATAGCACTTGGATTCGATGCATTGACCGGATTTGCCATTGTTGTACTCGGCGCAGGTGTCGGTTTTACAGCAGCAGTCATGAACCCGTTCACAGTCGGAATTGCGCAAGGCATTTCTGAACTGCCAACCTTCTCCGGAATCGGTTTCCGGATTGTACTTTTCGTTATCCTATATCTTGCGGCTGTCTTCTATGTGATACGCTATGCAAGCAAAGTGAAAAAGAACCCAGAGCTTGGTGAATACGGAAAGTTCGGCAGAAAAGCTGATACTTCCGCTCTTAACAAGACGCAGAAAATGACTACTCGTCACAAGCTTGTTCTATCAGCATTCTTGATTAATTACGTCGTATTGATTATCGGTGTATTGAAATACGGCTGGTACATTACAGAGATTGCTGGGTTATTCCTGCTGTTCGGTGTGGTGATGGGTATCCTCGGAGGGATTTCTTTCTCTGGTATTGCTGATAACTTCATCCTTGGAGCGAAGGACCTGCTTGGCGGCGCATTGATCATCGGATTTGCGCAGGCAATTCTTGTCATCTTCAACACATCAGGAATGATGGACACGCTGCTGTATCATGCTTCCAACGCACTTGGAATGATTCCTGCTGCACTTTCTGCAGTTGGTATGCTATTCCTGCAGATGGGCATCAATTTCTTCGTCCCTTCCGGAAGCGGACAAGCAGCTTTGACGATGCCGCTTATGGCGCCATTGTCTGATATGATAGGTGTAACAAGGCAGACAGCTGTATTAGCCTATCAGTTTGGGGACGGTATCTCCAACACTATCTTGCCGACTGGCAATATTATCGCTCTGCTTGCAATCGCAGGCATTGGTTATGGGAAATGGGTGAAGTGGTTCCTGCCATTCTTCCTTATCCAAATCGGCATTGCCATTATCGCGCTGATCATAGCCCAATTAATTCAATACGGACCGTTTTAA
- a CDS encoding polysaccharide pyruvyl transferase family protein yields the protein MTIQPIDTTNIAKGIGPNVSPEAFTNDKRKVFLFGSPSYTNIGDQAIAYSIEKFIQSRFPYYEYIEIMDYATDEGIEFVKGIIHEDDIVMFTGGGNLGSLYLDIEEDRRKVFAAFKDYKSISMPQSVFFEDNEHGEEEKKKTQEAYHQNKNLVIAARESQTLDVVRNTFESEVMYTPDMVMSLDVVPREQEREGVMFFLRADKEKVMEEDFVSELMEWTKKFGSVDRTDTVLDENIVPNIDYADREKHFFEMLDLISSKKLIITDRLHAMVFSIITKTPCLVFGNSYGKAKHSYRDWLDSINFVEYTDSKDVELLEKMVEKLMKAEPNEVDLRKDFKPLVDFFSS from the coding sequence ATGACTATACAACCAATTGATACGACTAATATTGCAAAGGGCATCGGGCCGAATGTTTCGCCGGAAGCCTTTACTAATGATAAACGTAAGGTATTCCTATTCGGTTCTCCGAGCTATACAAATATCGGAGACCAGGCAATTGCCTATAGCATCGAGAAATTCATCCAAAGCCGATTCCCTTATTACGAGTACATTGAAATAATGGATTATGCGACAGATGAGGGAATTGAGTTTGTTAAAGGTATCATCCATGAAGATGATATCGTCATGTTCACAGGCGGCGGAAACCTTGGCAGCCTATATCTGGATATTGAAGAAGATCGACGGAAGGTCTTCGCTGCTTTCAAGGATTATAAATCCATCTCTATGCCACAGTCAGTGTTCTTTGAGGACAATGAGCATGGGGAAGAGGAGAAAAAGAAAACCCAGGAAGCGTATCATCAGAACAAAAACCTGGTTATTGCTGCCAGAGAATCGCAAACCTTGGATGTTGTAAGAAATACATTCGAGTCAGAAGTAATGTATACACCTGATATGGTAATGTCACTCGATGTTGTACCTCGTGAGCAGGAGCGGGAAGGGGTTATGTTCTTCCTGAGAGCTGATAAAGAAAAGGTGATGGAAGAAGACTTTGTTTCCGAGCTAATGGAATGGACAAAGAAATTTGGATCTGTTGATCGTACAGATACAGTTCTTGATGAAAACATCGTACCTAACATTGATTATGCAGACAGAGAAAAGCATTTTTTCGAGATGCTTGATCTGATCAGCTCTAAAAAATTGATCATTACTGACCGCTTGCATGCGATGGTATTCTCCATCATCACGAAAACCCCTTGTCTTGTCTTCGGAAACAGCTACGGCAAGGCGAAGCACTCCTACCGTGACTGGCTGGACTCTATCAACTTTGTTGAGTATACAGATTCCAAAGACGTGGAGTTGTTGGAAAAGATGGTAGAGAAGCTGATGAAGGCAGAACCAAATGAAGTAGATCTGCGTAAAGACTTTAAACCGTTAGTTGACTTCTTCAGCAGCTAA
- a CDS encoding DUF3267 domain-containing protein: MQKREVLFDMGKLQKQAMYLTIGLMFAASFIYLAIYGLEFRISLFGLLLFFLLVVLGIILHELLHGFGFIVFGKAKLRQIKYGISWKDGAAYAHCMIPIKVSAYRVALLLPVILTGLIPLVISFIIGNGVLLTVSVILTAGGIGDWLIFRSLRKYKASQFVKDHPTKVGYFIYTDTADEGGKTT, from the coding sequence ATGCAAAAGCGAGAAGTATTGTTTGATATGGGGAAATTACAAAAACAAGCGATGTACCTGACGATTGGATTGATGTTCGCAGCTAGTTTTATTTATTTGGCTATTTACGGATTGGAGTTCCGCATAAGCCTTTTTGGTCTTTTACTATTTTTTCTGCTAGTGGTTTTAGGAATCATCCTGCATGAGCTCTTGCATGGATTCGGATTTATCGTATTTGGGAAAGCAAAACTTAGACAAATTAAGTACGGAATCTCCTGGAAAGACGGCGCTGCTTATGCACATTGCATGATTCCAATTAAAGTGAGTGCTTACCGTGTCGCATTACTTTTGCCTGTGATTCTGACAGGTCTGATTCCGTTAGTGATTTCATTTATCATCGGAAATGGAGTACTCCTTACTGTTTCCGTAATCCTGACAGCTGGAGGTATAGGCGATTGGCTGATCTTTCGCAGTCTGAGGAAATATAAAGCAAGCCAGTTCGTGAAGGATCATCCGACAAAGGTTGGCTATTTTATTTACACAGATACTGCTGATGAGGGCGGGAAAACTACATGA
- a CDS encoding DUF421 domain-containing protein, whose translation MTDFIHDNLIVIGRIITIIPLMLVVTLYMGKRAIGEMPVFDFLIIVILGALVGADIADPEIEHLPTAVAIIAIGLFQKAIVKWKISNRKIGKLLTLGPTIVIQDGILLRENMQKIQYSIDNILFMLRQKDVFDIRDVETAVVEPNGTLSVLKKPSKLPVTREDLQLRQHTSAIAFPVISEGYIHRDILTHFHLDEEWLRKQLAEQNIIGLNQVFFASISPSKRLHISLKNPKMHTPPVNH comes from the coding sequence ATGACTGATTTTATCCATGATAATTTAATTGTTATCGGTCGGATTATTACCATCATTCCGTTAATGCTAGTTGTTACCTTATACATGGGTAAACGAGCAATTGGTGAAATGCCGGTCTTCGACTTTCTCATCATCGTCATCTTAGGAGCACTCGTTGGTGCTGATATTGCCGATCCAGAAATTGAACATTTGCCTACAGCCGTTGCTATAATCGCCATTGGCTTATTCCAAAAAGCAATCGTGAAGTGGAAAATATCTAATCGTAAAATCGGCAAGCTGCTGACACTCGGTCCTACAATCGTCATTCAAGACGGAATTTTACTTCGTGAGAATATGCAGAAAATCCAATATTCCATAGACAATATATTGTTTATGCTGCGCCAGAAAGATGTTTTCGATATACGAGACGTAGAGACAGCAGTAGTCGAACCAAACGGCACGCTAAGTGTCTTAAAAAAACCTAGCAAACTGCCTGTAACAAGGGAAGACCTTCAACTCCGGCAGCACACATCAGCGATTGCCTTTCCTGTCATTTCCGAAGGATACATACACCGCGATATTTTGACGCACTTCCATTTGGATGAAGAATGGCTAAGAAAACAATTAGCTGAACAAAACATCATTGGTTTGAATCAAGTCTTCTTTGCATCTATTTCACCCTCAAAGCGTCTTCATATCAGTTTGAAGAACCCGAAGATGCACACTCCTCCAGTCAACCATTAA
- the nhaC gene encoding Na+/H+ antiporter NhaC, whose product METDNKKTIKKPSFMYALMMLLSIVAVVSVGILAFDAPIQILMFISMLVIIPYMMGLGFNYQQIEKSMVKSMSKALMPGIILLTVGILIGAWIASGTVPTLVYYGVQAITPEFFLVTTLLFCSLVSVATGTSWGTVGTAGVAMMGVGTALGIPVGLIGGAIVSGAFFGDKMSPLSDTTNLAPAVTGGNIFRHIKHMLWTTVPSYIITAGIFTFIGMRYQGSSTNSSDVNQLTSYLADNFNLGIVPLIPIVVLIVLLAMKKPAIPAIFAGAAAGGVIAIFYQGFSFVDTLATFYGGYTVESGITVVDELLHQGGLTSMLELIALFLFALGVGGMLADAGVLEALIASFAMKIKHTGVLTVVTVIVSYVMLAVGGSVYFSTVMGGTLMRPIFDRLNLEPENLSRILEDTGTQGAPLVPWTGGGIYTAGALGIATVTYLPFCFLAFITPIFTLFYGITGLTMKEKKNAKQNKDSKLKVAEA is encoded by the coding sequence TTGGAAACCGATAATAAGAAGACTATTAAGAAACCATCTTTTATGTACGCATTAATGATGCTCTTGTCCATCGTGGCAGTAGTATCTGTGGGAATTCTGGCATTTGATGCACCGATTCAAATACTGATGTTTATCAGCATGCTAGTCATCATTCCTTATATGATGGGGCTGGGATTCAACTATCAGCAGATAGAGAAGTCCATGGTCAAATCTATGAGTAAGGCATTGATGCCAGGAATCATCTTGCTGACCGTCGGCATTTTAATCGGTGCATGGATCGCATCCGGAACTGTGCCTACTTTAGTCTATTATGGTGTGCAGGCAATCACACCTGAATTCTTCTTAGTGACAACGTTGTTGTTCTGTTCTCTTGTATCTGTCGCAACAGGTACTAGCTGGGGAACGGTTGGTACAGCTGGTGTGGCAATGATGGGTGTTGGTACGGCACTTGGTATACCGGTTGGTTTAATCGGCGGGGCGATAGTCAGTGGGGCATTCTTCGGTGATAAGATGTCTCCATTATCTGATACGACAAACCTGGCACCGGCTGTGACAGGTGGAAACATCTTCCGGCACATTAAGCATATGCTTTGGACAACTGTACCGTCTTATATTATTACTGCGGGTATCTTCACCTTTATCGGCATGCGCTACCAGGGCAGTAGTACTAATTCTAGTGATGTAAATCAACTGACATCTTACTTAGCTGATAATTTTAATCTCGGGATTGTTCCTCTAATTCCGATTGTTGTCCTTATAGTTTTACTGGCAATGAAGAAACCAGCTATTCCTGCAATATTTGCAGGAGCTGCAGCTGGAGGGGTTATTGCGATCTTTTACCAAGGATTCAGCTTTGTAGATACATTGGCTACCTTCTATGGCGGTTATACTGTAGAATCCGGTATTACTGTCGTTGATGAACTTCTGCATCAAGGTGGTTTGACGAGTATGCTTGAGCTTATTGCGTTGTTCCTCTTTGCGCTCGGAGTAGGAGGCATGCTGGCTGATGCTGGTGTGCTCGAAGCATTGATAGCTTCCTTTGCGATGAAGATTAAGCATACAGGTGTATTAACGGTGGTTACTGTCATTGTCAGCTATGTCATGCTTGCGGTTGGCGGTTCGGTGTATTTCTCGACGGTCATGGGAGGTACGCTGATGCGGCCGATCTTTGATCGTTTGAACTTGGAACCTGAGAACCTATCCCGTATCCTGGAGGATACAGGTACGCAGGGAGCACCGCTTGTTCCTTGGACCGGCGGCGGTATTTATACTGCTGGGGCACTTGGTATTGCAACAGTAACGTATCTGCCATTTTGCTTCCTTGCTTTTATCACACCGATATTCACGCTGTTCTACGGAATTACCGGTTTGACAATGAAGGAAAAGAAAAATGCAAAACAAAATAAGGATTCAAAATTAAAAGTGGCAGAAGCATAA
- a CDS encoding DsbA family oxidoreductase, which produces MKIEVWSDFVCPFCYIGKRRLELALEKFEHKDSVEIEFKSFELDPNAGVYNGKSIHEALAEKYGMTIEQAKVNNLQIGQHAAEVGLTFNFEEMKPTNTLHAHRLAKFAETKGKEKAITEKLLYAYFTESKNLSEKETLLDVAEASGLDRKEAAEILDNESLHLDEVRADERLAQQYGITGVPFFIFNNKYTISGAQPMETFIGALNQVWKEENEQPKFKNFGSDDAGVCTDDNCSI; this is translated from the coding sequence ATGAAAATTGAAGTATGGTCAGATTTTGTCTGTCCTTTCTGTTATATAGGGAAACGAAGGCTGGAACTTGCGCTGGAGAAATTCGAGCACAAGGACAGTGTAGAAATAGAGTTTAAGAGCTTTGAGCTGGATCCGAATGCTGGAGTGTACAATGGAAAAAGCATCCACGAAGCACTTGCGGAGAAGTACGGCATGACGATCGAGCAGGCGAAGGTAAACAACCTGCAAATCGGACAGCACGCAGCTGAAGTTGGGCTTACATTCAATTTTGAGGAAATGAAGCCGACGAATACATTACATGCACATCGCTTGGCTAAGTTTGCCGAAACAAAAGGCAAAGAAAAGGCGATTACCGAAAAACTGCTGTATGCATATTTCACGGAATCGAAAAACCTTAGTGAAAAAGAAACGCTGCTGGATGTTGCAGAAGCTTCTGGATTGGATCGCAAAGAAGCAGCGGAGATTTTGGATAATGAATCACTTCACTTGGATGAGGTAAGAGCAGATGAACGATTGGCCCAGCAATACGGCATCACGGGTGTGCCTTTCTTTATCTTCAATAATAAGTACACAATCTCTGGTGCACAGCCTATGGAAACATTCATCGGTGCGTTGAATCAGGTTTGGAAAGAAGAAAACGAACAGCCGAAATTCAAGAATTTCGGATCTGATGATGCTGGTGTGTGCACAGACGATAACTGTTCGATATAA
- a CDS encoding DUF4084 domain-containing protein, whose product MHHHRLVRRPLAFIIVYVIIYYGWILHFHKSEIVLTWGGNLLSIFACLIAAFWLVQAARRKSKTTDRLFWICMAAGMLNGFLAELIWLFTENLIHQEVPFPGPPDVCYLLQYLLYLIAFFYKIWADRRKNQRFSFLFDVLIIMTVASTFSWHFIIDPMVRAGDVSTFSLGVSLAYPVGDLALLFGAFSLYYTKNLLSSPVVRLIFFGLQIQIITDSIYLYLVSIDSYYSGSWLDPLFMLANLFIGYAGWMSQKDASYNVGESISGRISIWKLAYPYLSVVLLFAFLIAHSSRLNAVSLGAGMAITLVIARQWSIIMENQKLLQEISSKADALEMSEQKYKSLFEHHPDSVFSLDLNGRIQGTNKAGMDLLGYRQEELIGLASASFAESKDQPIVNNKIAQMKNGKPLAYEFTLRNKIGKFHHISMTNIPIMIKDKLVGIFGIGKDITVEKKNEEKIHFLAYHDPLTGLANRALFEESSKKAISENKSQFAILFIDLDNFKKVNDTLGHDIGDKLLQSVAQRLKACIRRSDIAARNGGDEFTILLNPLTSQEETHKLAKDILLSLREVHLIDGYEIQCLPSIGISLYPNNGRTWTELMKRADQAMYKVKTNGKGNLCFYNN is encoded by the coding sequence ATGCATCATCATAGACTAGTACGGCGGCCGTTAGCCTTTATCATCGTTTATGTAATTATCTATTATGGTTGGATTCTCCATTTCCATAAAAGTGAGATCGTTTTAACTTGGGGAGGTAACTTGCTAAGTATATTTGCCTGCCTTATAGCAGCTTTTTGGCTGGTACAAGCGGCTAGGCGAAAGAGTAAGACGACTGATCGCCTCTTTTGGATATGCATGGCAGCGGGTATGTTGAATGGCTTTCTCGCTGAACTTATATGGCTGTTCACGGAGAATCTGATTCATCAGGAAGTGCCATTTCCAGGACCGCCAGATGTATGCTATTTGCTGCAATATCTTCTCTATCTGATTGCTTTCTTTTATAAGATTTGGGCAGACAGAAGAAAAAATCAGCGCTTTTCTTTTCTATTTGATGTTCTAATTATCATGACTGTTGCATCCACCTTCAGCTGGCACTTTATCATTGATCCAATGGTACGTGCAGGAGATGTATCTACATTTTCACTAGGTGTATCCTTGGCCTATCCAGTCGGAGATCTCGCTTTATTATTCGGTGCTTTCTCGCTTTATTATACAAAGAATTTGCTGTCCAGCCCTGTTGTGCGACTCATTTTCTTCGGTTTACAGATCCAGATTATTACGGACTCCATTTATCTTTATCTTGTTTCTATTGATAGTTACTATTCCGGCAGTTGGCTTGATCCGTTATTTATGCTTGCCAATCTATTCATAGGTTATGCTGGCTGGATGTCACAGAAGGATGCATCTTATAACGTAGGTGAATCTATCTCAGGGCGTATAAGCATCTGGAAGCTTGCCTATCCATACTTGAGTGTAGTTCTGTTATTTGCTTTCTTGATTGCTCACTCCTCTCGGCTAAATGCTGTAAGCCTTGGTGCGGGTATGGCTATCACACTTGTTATAGCAAGACAGTGGTCTATCATTATGGAAAATCAGAAGCTTCTGCAGGAGATCTCATCTAAAGCAGATGCTCTGGAAATGAGTGAACAAAAATACAAATCATTATTTGAGCATCATCCTGATTCCGTTTTCTCGCTTGATCTTAATGGACGAATTCAAGGCACCAACAAAGCAGGCATGGATTTACTAGGCTATAGACAGGAGGAGTTGATCGGTTTAGCTAGTGCCTCCTTTGCTGAAAGTAAAGATCAGCCGATCGTCAACAACAAGATTGCTCAGATGAAGAATGGTAAACCTCTCGCCTATGAATTCACTCTGCGCAATAAGATTGGTAAATTCCACCACATAAGTATGACGAATATCCCTATTATGATAAAGGATAAGCTGGTTGGAATATTCGGTATCGGTAAAGATATTACTGTTGAGAAGAAAAATGAGGAAAAGATCCACTTCCTTGCCTATCATGATCCGCTGACAGGCTTAGCTAATCGCGCTCTTTTTGAGGAATCTTCTAAAAAAGCTATTTCCGAAAACAAATCACAGTTTGCTATTTTGTTCATTGATTTAGATAATTTCAAAAAAGTTAATGATACATTGGGCCATGATATAGGAGATAAACTGCTGCAGTCTGTCGCACAAAGACTAAAAGCTTGTATTAGGAGGTCTGATATTGCAGCTCGTAATGGTGGGGATGAATTTACAATTCTACTAAACCCGCTCACGAGTCAGGAGGAAACTCACAAACTGGCAAAAGATATCCTCCTCTCGCTCCGAGAGGTTCATCTTATCGATGGATACGAAATACAATGTCTTCCAAGTATAGGAATCTCGCTTTATCCTAACAATGGACGAACATGGACAGAACTTATGAAGCGCGCAGATCAAGCAATGTATAAAGTAAAAACAAATGGAAAAGGTAATTTGTGCTTCTATAACAATTAA
- a CDS encoding YuzF family protein, with the protein MNQPQQTTYVSSVDPYVYQTLQGVRNKQIVVETVRGSVTGKLTTVRPDHIVVESGGSSFFIRTAQIVWVIPRG; encoded by the coding sequence ATGAATCAGCCTCAGCAAACGACCTACGTGAGCAGCGTGGATCCGTATGTGTATCAAACGTTACAAGGAGTCAGAAACAAACAAATTGTAGTTGAAACCGTGCGCGGATCCGTCACAGGAAAACTGACAACAGTGCGTCCTGATCATATTGTCGTCGAGTCGGGAGGGTCGTCTTTTTTTATCCGTACTGCTCAAATTGTCTGGGTCATACCAAGAGGATAA
- a CDS encoding manganese catalase family protein, with protein sequence MIKRENRLAIDLPIPEHGDPNAAAAVQELLGGKFGEMSTLNNYMYQSFNFRNKKKLKPFYDLVASITAEEFGHVELVANTINLLSRGNTFYTGDPDVTPLRTGKDSRNTYQFIATAQTALAGDSMGRPWTGDNVFSSGNLVLDLLHNFFLECGARTHKMRVYEMTEHETAREMIGYLLVRGGTHVLAYAKALEIATGVDVSKLVPIPDLSNTKFDHARKFEQQGLGNILFTWNDMGEYADIRKIWKGENPENGSQLVVKQGAPRGGPIPDLEELPEEFAPGIDRDDYERIAKRLMENL encoded by the coding sequence ATGATTAAACGCGAAAACAGACTTGCCATCGACTTGCCTATCCCTGAGCACGGGGATCCCAATGCTGCTGCCGCTGTCCAGGAACTGCTCGGCGGGAAGTTCGGCGAAATGTCGACCTTGAATAACTATATGTATCAATCCTTCAACTTTCGCAACAAGAAAAAACTGAAGCCCTTCTATGACTTAGTTGCAAGTATCACTGCTGAGGAATTCGGACATGTGGAGCTCGTTGCCAATACAATCAATCTCTTATCCCGCGGCAATACATTCTATACCGGAGATCCTGATGTTACGCCTCTCAGAACCGGTAAAGACAGCCGTAATACATATCAATTTATCGCTACGGCACAAACAGCATTGGCAGGAGACTCGATGGGCAGACCTTGGACAGGAGACAATGTCTTCTCCAGCGGAAATCTCGTACTGGATCTCCTGCACAACTTCTTCCTGGAGTGCGGAGCACGGACACACAAGATGCGTGTATATGAAATGACAGAACACGAAACAGCTCGGGAAATGATTGGTTACTTGCTCGTGCGCGGCGGTACGCATGTTTTGGCATATGCGAAAGCATTGGAGATAGCCACAGGTGTAGACGTTTCGAAACTAGTGCCTATTCCGGATCTCTCCAACACGAAGTTTGACCATGCCCGTAAGTTCGAGCAGCAAGGACTAGGAAATATCCTATTCACCTGGAATGACATGGGCGAATATGCGGACATCCGCAAAATTTGGAAAGGAGAAAACCCTGAAAACGGCAGTCAGCTAGTTGTTAAACAGGGCGCGCCGCGGGGCGGTCCGATTCCGGACTTGGAAGAGCTGCCGGAGGAATTCGCTCCTGGCATCGATCGGGATGACTACGAACGGATCGCGAAGCGTTTAATGGAGAATTTATGA
- a CDS encoding beta-L-arabinofuranosidase domain-containing protein, producing MEISCVNKNQKVIVEDAFWTNYKQLVAEQVIPYQWKALNDQLPDTAPSHAIENFRIVAGEAAGEYYGTVFQDSDVAKWLETVAYSLRSFPNPELEEAADEVIALIGRAQADDGYLNTYYMLVEPDNRWTNLRDNHELYCAGHLIEAAVAYYETTGKRAFIEIIENYVELIRSTFGIEDGKLQGYPGHSEIELALLRLFDATGNREHLELAAYFIEQRGQEPHYFDMEKERRHTLGAPPTWNDQNTNFGLGYAYMQAHLPVRQQEEAVGHSVRAVYLYAAMAYLARKTNDAELQAVCDTLWDDVTKRKMYITGGLGSAVNGEAFTDAYDLPNDSMYCETCASVGLVFWAKQMLLLSPDRKYADVLERAIYNGTISGMDLDGKRFFYVNPLEVNAYQAGRKDQEHVKQVRQKWFACACCPPNLARMIASIEDYAYTQTEDTLYTHLYMAGSVETKIGELPIKLTQKHQYPWDARISVTVEEKGQFKLAFRIPGWCENAKASVNGETVAADDLVNGYLVLERMWEKGDQVELFLPQPVMRVYSNPKIGMNQGQVALQRGPVVYCLEEVDNGKSLAGLKLPRESEITAAFEEEVLNGVVVLEAEGVKAAESDVLYQADSPSLEPVKLRAIPYYAWCNRQAGEMRIWIHEV from the coding sequence TATCGAAAATTTCCGCATCGTAGCTGGGGAAGCAGCGGGCGAGTATTATGGAACTGTCTTTCAGGATAGTGACGTGGCGAAATGGCTGGAGACAGTTGCTTATAGCTTGCGAAGCTTCCCAAACCCGGAATTGGAAGAAGCGGCAGATGAAGTCATAGCGTTAATAGGAAGAGCGCAGGCAGACGACGGATACTTGAACACTTATTATATGCTGGTGGAGCCTGATAACAGATGGACAAATTTGCGGGATAACCATGAACTGTATTGTGCAGGTCACTTGATTGAAGCTGCGGTTGCCTACTATGAAACGACTGGCAAGCGTGCGTTTATTGAGATTATAGAGAACTATGTAGAGTTGATTCGGAGTACGTTCGGAATAGAAGACGGAAAGCTGCAGGGCTACCCGGGACATTCGGAAATCGAGCTGGCATTGCTTCGATTATTTGATGCTACAGGGAATCGAGAGCATCTGGAGCTTGCAGCATATTTCATTGAGCAGCGCGGGCAGGAGCCGCATTATTTTGATATGGAAAAGGAGCGGCGTCATACCTTAGGTGCCCCGCCGACGTGGAATGATCAGAATACTAATTTTGGCCTCGGCTATGCCTATATGCAAGCGCATCTTCCTGTGCGGCAGCAGGAGGAAGCGGTCGGACATTCTGTAAGAGCGGTGTATTTATATGCAGCAATGGCTTATCTTGCACGGAAAACAAATGATGCGGAGCTGCAAGCGGTGTGTGATACGTTATGGGATGATGTGACAAAGCGAAAAATGTATATAACAGGTGGCCTCGGCTCAGCTGTTAATGGGGAAGCCTTTACTGATGCATATGATTTGCCGAATGACAGCATGTACTGTGAAACATGTGCATCCGTCGGACTAGTCTTCTGGGCTAAGCAGATGCTCTTGCTCTCCCCAGACAGAAAATATGCAGACGTGCTGGAAAGGGCAATCTATAATGGGACGATTAGCGGGATGGACTTGGATGGTAAACGATTTTTTTATGTGAATCCGCTGGAAGTGAATGCGTATCAAGCTGGACGCAAGGATCAAGAGCATGTGAAACAGGTGCGGCAGAAGTGGTTTGCCTGTGCATGCTGTCCGCCAAATCTTGCTCGAATGATTGCGTCCATTGAGGATTATGCCTACACGCAGACAGAGGATACCTTATACACACATCTTTATATGGCTGGAAGTGTGGAAACCAAGATTGGTGAACTGCCTATTAAGCTCACACAAAAACATCAGTATCCATGGGATGCTCGTATTAGCGTAACAGTAGAAGAAAAAGGGCAATTCAAGCTGGCATTTCGGATTCCAGGCTGGTGTGAGAACGCGAAAGCATCCGTGAATGGGGAGACTGTTGCAGCTGACGATCTGGTAAACGGCTATCTAGTATTAGAACGAATGTGGGAGAAGGGTGATCAGGTTGAGCTGTTTCTGCCGCAGCCAGTGATGCGTGTATATAGCAATCCGAAAATCGGAATGAATCAAGGCCAGGTTGCCTTGCAGCGCGGGCCGGTCGTCTACTGTCTGGAGGAAGTGGATAACGGTAAGAGTCTTGCTGGATTAAAGCTTCCACGAGAGAGCGAAATCACGGCAGCTTTTGAAGAAGAAGTTTTAAACGGAGTAGTGGTGTTAGAGGCAGAGGGGGTGAAAGCAGCAGAATCAGACGTGCTTTATCAGGCTGATTCGCCTTCCCTGGAACCTGTGAAATTACGTGCTATTCCCTATTATGCTTGGTGTAATAGACAAGCAGGTGAGATGCGTATTTGGATACATGAAGTTTAA